The Leptospira sp. WS39.C2 genome contains a region encoding:
- a CDS encoding tRNA dihydrouridine synthase: MIRVGNVTIEGDVALSPMAGISDSPYRQISRRFGSAFSYTEFVSTEQLKIGNVKTLDMFRFQEMERPIVFQIFGSDLDTVVHASEIAAERNPDIIDLNMGCSVSKVSHNGSGAGLLKNIRLAGQMIEGIRLRTGLPVTAKIRLGWDSLTLNYLETVKVLEGSGVSAISVHGRTKAMAYTGIADWNAIGEIKSRANVPIYGNGDVQTYQEAIDKKKQYGVDLILIGRKAIGNPWVFGKIAKKNIPWLQIKSVILEHLDSMLDFYPSTDDYALILFRKHFIKYIENLGFPEETKRILLTVTSVNEFKERLESAKLDSKVWEISEMKNENINCETFVSLV, translated from the coding sequence ATGATAAGGGTAGGGAATGTAACAATTGAGGGTGATGTCGCTTTATCACCTATGGCTGGCATTTCCGATAGCCCTTATCGCCAGATATCTCGAAGGTTTGGTTCTGCTTTTTCCTATACTGAATTTGTCTCAACTGAACAATTAAAAATCGGAAATGTAAAAACATTAGATATGTTTCGTTTTCAAGAAATGGAACGTCCGATTGTTTTCCAAATTTTTGGTTCTGATTTGGATACTGTGGTACACGCATCTGAAATTGCTGCAGAGAGAAACCCAGATATCATTGATTTGAATATGGGGTGTTCTGTTTCTAAAGTATCTCATAATGGTTCTGGCGCAGGATTGTTAAAAAACATTCGATTAGCTGGTCAAATGATTGAAGGGATTCGTTTAAGAACGGGTTTACCTGTTACCGCAAAAATTCGCTTGGGATGGGATTCTTTGACTTTGAATTATTTAGAAACAGTCAAAGTATTAGAAGGTTCTGGAGTTTCTGCGATTTCTGTCCACGGTCGTACAAAGGCCATGGCATATACTGGCATTGCGGATTGGAATGCAATCGGTGAAATCAAATCACGAGCGAATGTTCCCATCTATGGAAATGGAGATGTGCAAACCTACCAAGAGGCGATTGATAAAAAGAAACAATATGGAGTTGATTTAATACTGATCGGTAGAAAGGCAATTGGTAATCCTTGGGTATTTGGAAAAATAGCAAAAAAAAATATACCTTGGTTACAAATCAAATCAGTCATTTTGGAACATCTAGATTCGATGTTGGATTTTTATCCGTCTACAGATGATTATGCGTTAATATTATTTAGAAAACATTTTATTAAATATATAGAAAATTTAGGATTTCCTGAAGAGACAAAACGAATCTTACTAACTGTCACTTCAGTGAATGAATTCAAAGAAAGATTAGAATCTGCAAAACTGGATTCTAAGGTATGGGAAATAAGCGAAATGAAAAACGAGAATATAAACTGTGAAACGTTTGTAAGTCTTGTGTAA
- a CDS encoding PilZ domain-containing protein, whose product MADSKQSIFSDSYSKYGGAKQKRKDARVKLDVPCTVEIVKSKTGPVTGHLSDLGTGGLAFQTTAIFYEGDQVKIQFSLNQNPLEILGTVHRTAGKTTSVIFKPLAASEHKVVQEFIHKHYFDPKVKK is encoded by the coding sequence ATGGCTGATTCAAAACAATCGATATTCTCTGATAGTTATAGCAAATATGGTGGAGCAAAACAGAAAAGAAAAGATGCTCGTGTAAAGTTAGATGTACCTTGCACAGTTGAAATTGTGAAATCTAAAACTGGACCTGTAACTGGACATCTTTCTGATTTGGGAACGGGTGGACTTGCTTTCCAAACAACGGCAATCTTTTACGAAGGTGACCAAGTGAAAATTCAATTTTCTCTTAACCAAAATCCATTAGAAATTTTAGGTACTGTTCATAGAACCGCTGGCAAAACTACATCAGTTATTTTTAAACCACTTGCAGCTTCGGAACACAAAGTAGTACAAGAGTTTATCCATAAACATTACTTTGACCCAAAAGTGAAAAAATAA
- a CDS encoding lipoprotein LipL21 — MKKSLIVCASLIAFVVSCGSNDGGRRDATTVGKNGWIFEGWACAPDAAAAKRGQSPAEYCKGKEKEFDYLYMKFSARASDKAIKANSVAMKQSTCREAARLQVAGDGLKKILGEYLEQASGVSDGQSTGSVIVSESKGIIKGVGVYDCCSLNNETGICANVGEPETWEECQCVGYLRYAGGQKALEAKATAAQ, encoded by the coding sequence ATGAAGAAATCACTTATCGTATGTGCCTCTCTAATCGCATTTGTTGTATCTTGCGGATCCAATGATGGAGGCAGAAGAGACGCTACGACCGTCGGTAAAAATGGTTGGATTTTTGAAGGTTGGGCTTGTGCCCCAGACGCGGCGGCTGCTAAACGTGGTCAAAGCCCTGCTGAGTACTGCAAAGGAAAAGAAAAAGAGTTCGATTATCTTTACATGAAATTTTCTGCACGTGCATCTGACAAAGCGATCAAAGCAAATTCAGTAGCTATGAAACAATCCACTTGCCGTGAAGCAGCTCGTTTACAAGTTGCTGGTGATGGTTTGAAAAAAATCTTAGGTGAATACTTAGAACAAGCTTCTGGTGTATCCGATGGTCAATCTACTGGTTCTGTGATCGTTTCTGAATCAAAAGGTATTATCAAAGGTGTTGGGGTTTATGACTGTTGCTCTCTTAACAACGAAACAGGAATCTGCGCAAACGTAGGTGAGCCTGAGACTTGGGAAGAATGTCAATGTGTTGGATACCTCAGATATGCTGGTGGACAAAAAGCTCTCGAAGCAAAAGCAACTGCTGCTCAGTAA
- a CDS encoding helix-turn-helix domain-containing protein, producing the protein MSLKRSKFNSDWITKGSDIEKIKNQWLEISNSSLPILIIGDRGVGKSFWIQKSLEKRNISETSIIRIDFSFFQSFDEKLDKIKTQKQSVTVVLDWLSKAKKEEIILLQQWWKTEKYNDKSKIYLYWEIHSEEIELFNQKNIYADFYDQLKSFRFELPSLKKRISELPLFVHTFLEEANLNLNKKISSLEEEFYTFFKNKVFQQNYSELKDIIFALVGFSTGKHLQWKQIPSHFFENSLSELNVQPGISLELYEKEIIKTNLLYTNGNREKAAKLLGISERNLYRKIHEFHLEDLS; encoded by the coding sequence GTGTCATTAAAAAGAAGTAAATTCAATTCCGATTGGATAACCAAAGGATCAGACATTGAAAAAATAAAAAACCAGTGGTTAGAAATTTCTAACTCATCGTTACCCATCCTGATCATTGGTGATAGAGGAGTTGGAAAATCATTTTGGATTCAAAAAAGTTTAGAAAAAAGGAATATATCAGAAACATCTATCATACGCATTGATTTTTCCTTTTTTCAATCGTTTGATGAAAAATTAGACAAAATTAAAACTCAGAAACAAAGTGTAACAGTCGTATTGGATTGGTTATCAAAAGCAAAAAAAGAAGAAATTATTTTGCTCCAGCAATGGTGGAAAACGGAAAAGTATAATGATAAATCGAAGATTTATTTATACTGGGAAATCCATTCCGAAGAAATAGAGTTATTCAATCAAAAGAACATATATGCAGATTTTTATGATCAATTAAAATCTTTTCGTTTTGAATTACCTAGTTTAAAAAAAAGAATCTCTGAATTACCATTATTTGTTCATACATTTCTAGAAGAAGCTAATCTCAATTTAAACAAAAAGATTTCATCATTGGAGGAAGAATTTTATACTTTTTTTAAGAATAAAGTTTTTCAGCAAAATTATTCAGAATTAAAAGATATTATATTTGCATTGGTTGGTTTTTCAACAGGCAAACATTTACAATGGAAACAAATTCCTTCTCATTTTTTTGAAAATTCATTGTCTGAATTAAACGTCCAACCAGGTATTAGTTTAGAACTATATGAAAAAGAAATAATCAAAACAAACTTACTCTATACTAATGGAAATCGAGAGAAAGCTGCAAAACTGTTAGGAATTTCTGAAAGAAATTTATATCGTAAGATACACGAATTTCATTTGGAAGATTTATCATGA
- the holA gene encoding DNA polymerase III subunit delta, whose protein sequence is METKKSQAREYNSLFQLFKTPGAQIPQFFAYSGEDSYEFELIVDHYRETLQKTLGDFEVILIVSESGEQAKLFAELFTPDMFYPRKLIIIKNATALFKPILDPKATNEWKDFASGFRKNITSVSDEIYTLIHFDGKDVPKTLIDLFQGTLSFFKTKILYPNDYPKIFKEVCDQEQVHFEQNAMDEFIHRIPANVGAYIKSVKKLKQYLHRSKFTLDDVNSVLFSQNELNTNVLVESLIQKRKVDFFKEFTKFGDQNSEILNFLTRLTYKLDEIRKIKVIRSRHNGEVPIPIMDELLKTSSFSEARKNFVRRQLVSDSANFTDKILDLFYEQVIEMNIKFKSGLRDEEGKNYFIQKIMYLFSLLHDKSSK, encoded by the coding sequence ATGGAAACAAAAAAATCGCAAGCAAGGGAATATAACTCACTTTTCCAACTTTTTAAAACTCCCGGCGCTCAAATTCCACAGTTCTTCGCTTATTCCGGGGAAGATTCTTATGAATTTGAACTCATCGTGGACCATTACCGTGAAACACTGCAAAAAACATTGGGGGATTTTGAGGTAATTCTGATCGTTTCAGAATCAGGAGAACAAGCGAAATTGTTTGCGGAACTTTTTACGCCCGACATGTTTTATCCGAGAAAACTCATCATTATCAAAAATGCAACAGCCTTATTCAAACCGATTCTAGATCCCAAGGCAACAAACGAATGGAAAGATTTTGCCTCGGGTTTTCGAAAAAATATAACATCTGTGTCCGATGAAATTTATACATTGATTCATTTTGATGGGAAAGATGTTCCAAAAACATTAATCGATTTGTTCCAAGGTACACTTAGTTTTTTTAAAACCAAAATTCTTTATCCAAACGATTATCCAAAAATTTTTAAGGAAGTATGTGACCAAGAACAAGTTCATTTTGAACAAAATGCAATGGACGAATTCATCCATCGAATCCCAGCTAATGTGGGAGCTTATATCAAAAGTGTAAAAAAATTAAAACAATACCTTCATCGTTCTAAATTTACTCTCGATGATGTAAATTCTGTTTTATTCAGCCAAAATGAGTTAAATACAAATGTATTGGTAGAATCTCTCATCCAAAAACGAAAAGTTGATTTTTTTAAAGAATTTACGAAGTTCGGTGATCAAAATTCTGAAATACTAAACTTTTTAACAAGACTTACTTATAAACTTGATGAAATTCGAAAAATTAAAGTAATTCGTTCCAGGCATAATGGAGAAGTTCCCATTCCAATTATGGATGAACTTTTAAAGACATCGAGTTTTTCAGAAGCGAGGAAAAATTTTGTACGACGCCAACTTGTGAGTGATTCTGCAAATTTTACTGATAAAATTCTAGATCTTTTTTATGAACAGGTCATAGAAATGAATATAAAGTTTAAATCAGGACTTCGTGATGAAGAAGGCAAAAACTATTTTATACAAAAGATTATGTATTTATTTTCCCTACTTCATGATAAATCTTCCAAATGA
- a CDS encoding nucleoside triphosphate pyrophosphatase has product MFVLKSASPRRKQILSDLGFIFHIQPEHIDESQLEKEAPLDYLDRMVHSKLGKNFEPNNVYLAADTIVVFNHQIFHKPIDELDAFRILKILTGNIHSVYSGAAIKHLDGIEYFYEETQIQFHNWNDQKIKDYITRCQPLDKAGSYGIQDPIGPVKEWKGSYTNVMGFPLRSFFSHHELWIRSWEERITRKG; this is encoded by the coding sequence TTGTTTGTATTAAAATCAGCATCACCCCGTAGAAAACAAATCCTTTCTGATTTAGGTTTTATATTTCACATCCAACCTGAACATATTGATGAATCCCAATTGGAAAAGGAAGCACCTCTCGATTATTTAGACCGAATGGTTCACTCCAAACTAGGAAAGAATTTTGAACCAAACAATGTTTATTTGGCTGCGGATACTATAGTAGTTTTTAATCACCAAATTTTCCACAAACCAATTGATGAATTGGATGCATTTCGTATTTTGAAAATTCTAACTGGAAACATCCATTCAGTATATTCAGGCGCTGCAATCAAACATTTAGATGGAATTGAATACTTTTATGAGGAAACACAGATCCAATTTCACAATTGGAACGACCAAAAAATCAAAGATTACATCACAAGGTGCCAACCCTTGGATAAGGCCGGATCCTATGGAATCCAAGATCCTATTGGTCCAGTGAAAGAGTGGAAGGGATCATATACAAATGTAATGGGATTTCCATTACGTAGCTTTTTTTCTCACCATGAACTTTGGATTCGTTCATGGGAGGAAAGAATTACGCGTAAAGGTTGA
- a CDS encoding SDR family NAD(P)-dependent oxidoreductase, which translates to MSLFDVKGKTILITGASRGIGKTLALGFRDAGAIVYGAGSKPESIHWMEKEGIHGVVLDVRSEGSAYEVIGQIKAKHGRLDTLINNAGIATNTPASGFKEDELQNIVQTNYIGVFRNCQAYYKHHKKEGGNIINVASVLGMVGSKLASVYSGTKGAVITLSKALAIEWCNNGYRVNVICPGLIDTDMTDMIKDKEFIMKQVLAGIPMGKLGKPEDILGAAIYLASESSSYMTGQCIVLDGGLTAQ; encoded by the coding sequence ATGAGTTTATTTGATGTAAAAGGAAAAACGATTTTAATCACCGGAGCAAGTCGTGGTATCGGAAAAACTTTAGCTCTTGGTTTCCGTGATGCAGGCGCTATTGTATATGGAGCAGGTTCAAAACCAGAATCAATCCATTGGATGGAAAAAGAAGGAATTCATGGTGTTGTTTTGGACGTAAGAAGTGAAGGATCCGCTTATGAAGTCATTGGGCAAATCAAAGCGAAACACGGCCGATTAGATACTCTCATCAATAATGCTGGAATTGCCACAAACACTCCTGCCTCAGGATTCAAGGAAGATGAATTACAAAATATAGTACAAACAAATTATATTGGTGTATTTAGAAACTGCCAGGCATATTACAAACATCATAAAAAAGAAGGTGGGAATATTATCAATGTTGCTTCCGTTCTAGGTATGGTGGGAAGTAAGCTAGCATCTGTATATTCTGGAACTAAGGGTGCAGTCATTACTTTATCAAAAGCTCTTGCAATCGAATGGTGTAACAATGGTTATCGCGTAAACGTAATTTGCCCTGGTCTTATTGATACTGATATGACAGACATGATCAAAGACAAAGAATTTATTATGAAACAAGTATTAGCTGGAATTCCTATGGGAAAACTTGGGAAACCAGAAGATATATTAGGTGCGGCAATATATTTAGCGTCTGAATCTTCTTCTTATATGACTGGCCAATGTATTGTTTTAGATGGTGGATTGACCGCTCAATAG
- a CDS encoding L-threonylcarbamoyladenylate synthase, translating into MIIYLHPDNPEIRKLKQISERLKDGAIYIFPTDTVYAIVADAHSKTAVEKIYSIKKLPKDKPLSLLCKDISMASHFIEYLPNSAYRFMKRVTPGPYTFVLKANKNLPKPSIAHHKNKQIGIRIPDHIYLRELLNIHDSPLTSTSAFSNDEFIIDIDDLDSIYGHLVDGIIDGGIVKTELSTMIQINDDSIELIRAGKGYELVQYDIENLE; encoded by the coding sequence ATGATAATTTACCTCCATCCAGACAATCCCGAAATACGAAAACTAAAACAAATTTCGGAACGGTTGAAGGATGGAGCCATTTATATTTTTCCTACTGATACAGTGTATGCAATTGTTGCGGATGCTCATTCGAAAACAGCGGTTGAAAAAATCTATTCGATTAAAAAATTACCGAAAGATAAGCCACTTTCACTTTTATGCAAAGATATTTCTATGGCCTCCCATTTTATTGAATATCTTCCAAATTCGGCTTATCGGTTTATGAAACGTGTAACCCCGGGACCCTATACTTTTGTGTTAAAAGCAAATAAAAATTTGCCAAAACCATCAATTGCCCATCATAAGAATAAACAAATTGGAATCAGAATACCAGATCATATTTATCTAAGAGAATTATTAAATATTCACGATTCTCCCTTAACTTCTACTTCCGCTTTCAGTAATGATGAATTCATTATTGATATCGATGATTTAGATTCTATCTACGGTCATCTTGTCGATGGCATTATTGATGGTGGTATTGTAAAAACAGAATTATCTACGATGATTCAAATTAATGACGATTCCATTGAATTAATTCGGGCAGGAAAAGGGTACGAACTTGTTCAATATGATATAGAAAATTTAGAATGA
- a CDS encoding CapA family protein has protein sequence MANKIKSFSFNLIFTISFLSCYTLPDFSQTRQVRIKFVGDLMCHSSQISSYFHAKTKSYDSYKSFEYVADSLQNANLTLGNLETTITENPSEYSGYPKFGSPLGYLNGLKKVGFDILSTANNHSADKGSYGIDTTIRTVLENDMIPIGTYTSESDYQLRKDFIQETNGIKIAIYNYTYSTNGIPVRDGRIVRLLNEEQINSDVNFAKENGAHFIILWYHYGNEYEEKPGWSQTKWVNIGLNAGADIIIGGHPHVVQKIDLYQDPNNNEKRLIAYSLGNFLSAQNRQYTDGGIILSFTLEIGREGFKTITNVETETVWVEPKNYSIIPIHKYKNKEILMKLPKHQEKRMLDFETHIKKILGMGISSF, from the coding sequence ATGGCAAATAAGATAAAAAGTTTCTCATTCAATTTAATATTCACAATTTCTTTCCTTTCCTGCTACACTCTGCCTGATTTCTCACAAACTCGGCAAGTGCGAATTAAATTTGTAGGAGACCTTATGTGTCATTCTTCGCAAATTTCTTCCTACTTTCATGCTAAGACTAAGTCTTACGATTCCTATAAAAGTTTCGAATACGTTGCAGATTCTTTACAAAATGCAAATTTAACATTAGGTAACTTAGAAACAACAATTACCGAAAATCCAAGTGAGTATTCAGGTTATCCTAAATTTGGAAGTCCATTAGGTTATTTGAATGGTCTGAAAAAAGTTGGATTTGATATCCTATCAACTGCTAATAATCATTCAGCCGATAAGGGTTCCTATGGAATTGATACTACAATTCGAACCGTTCTTGAAAATGATATGATTCCCATTGGCACATATACATCCGAATCCGACTACCAACTTCGAAAGGATTTTATTCAAGAAACCAACGGTATTAAAATTGCAATCTACAATTATACATATTCCACAAATGGAATTCCTGTAAGAGATGGCCGTATAGTTCGTCTTTTAAATGAAGAACAGATCAATTCCGATGTCAATTTTGCTAAAGAAAACGGAGCCCATTTCATTATCCTTTGGTACCATTATGGAAATGAGTATGAAGAAAAACCTGGTTGGTCACAAACAAAATGGGTGAATATAGGATTGAATGCTGGAGCCGACATCATCATCGGAGGACATCCTCATGTCGTACAAAAAATAGATTTGTACCAAGATCCCAATAATAATGAAAAAAGACTTATTGCTTATTCTCTTGGAAATTTCCTATCAGCACAAAACAGACAGTATACGGATGGTGGAATCATTCTGTCTTTTACATTAGAAATAGGGAGAGAAGGATTTAAAACAATCACAAATGTAGAAACGGAAACCGTCTGGGTAGAACCTAAAAATTATTCAATTATTCCAATTCATAAGTATAAGAATAAAGAAATTTTGATGAAATTACCAAAACATCAGGAAAAAAGAATGTTAGATTTTGAAACGCATATTAAAAAAATTCTAGGTATGGGAATTAGTTCATTCTAA
- a CDS encoding alkaline phosphatase family protein: protein MILSGCKWEKDYKRAAFLSMQPDTDLILAPYPFNIFDREARDAITLSHYSKEEIKNILEEHELSWDTLNEDWKLDLEGENFTKEVNYTSHYTQYTYDTEIPIWIYGPNWFHEGVYSDEIFQQHIPSIYGKILNFEFKNKIPLNDFNKIFKVNNEVPEIIVTIVVDQGGRQLYKAHKGAYPFLESLSSNSTYFKKAKVAHLESHTAVGHMAIGTGTFPKDSRVFSNEIYTYVDGKVNHRPVYQGKNQSFDLYELNTSSFADEWDLNQNNEPVIISQCYANRAAVGMAGHGKEFKPKEISKSAVVPDADFVYWQDIKNLSWGTYPNAFGKPIVAEKYNLFQFYQTNKSKIKTHFEVNNPIEFLSKIHHFQGSEFQVKMDGALFRDTIEETILKQNKHTDGKTDLAYLTLKATDAVGHLYGWETKEAKQVLQSTDEEIKTIFEFLKTNYGNKFILLVTADHGAAPMPEISNGLFLTHEMFFATVNELLPESERKKVSLINWVTHSQLSLNKELMKQHQITEEMVIEKILSIEVKQRKFFRKIWKRNEIPNVSF, encoded by the coding sequence ATGATTCTATCAGGTTGTAAATGGGAGAAAGACTACAAACGCGCAGCTTTCCTTTCTATGCAACCAGATACGGACTTAATATTAGCACCATATCCTTTTAATATTTTTGATCGGGAAGCAAGGGATGCAATCACTCTTTCGCATTATTCAAAAGAAGAAATCAAAAATATATTAGAAGAACATGAACTTTCCTGGGATACTTTGAACGAAGATTGGAAATTGGATTTAGAAGGAGAAAACTTTACCAAAGAAGTCAATTATACATCACACTACACTCAATATACATACGATACAGAAATTCCAATTTGGATTTATGGACCTAATTGGTTTCACGAAGGAGTCTATTCCGATGAAATATTCCAACAACATATCCCTTCAATTTATGGAAAAATTTTGAACTTTGAATTTAAAAACAAAATCCCATTAAATGATTTTAATAAGATTTTCAAAGTGAACAATGAAGTACCTGAAATCATTGTCACGATCGTTGTTGACCAAGGTGGTAGACAACTTTACAAAGCTCATAAGGGTGCTTATCCATTTCTAGAATCACTCAGTTCAAATTCAACTTACTTCAAAAAAGCAAAAGTTGCCCATTTGGAATCGCATACAGCAGTTGGACACATGGCCATTGGTACTGGAACATTTCCAAAAGATTCCAGAGTATTCTCAAATGAAATTTATACATACGTTGATGGAAAAGTGAATCATCGTCCAGTTTACCAAGGTAAAAATCAAAGTTTTGATTTATATGAACTTAATACTTCTAGTTTTGCCGATGAATGGGACCTTAACCAAAATAATGAACCAGTAATAATTAGTCAATGTTATGCGAATCGAGCGGCTGTTGGTATGGCTGGACATGGTAAAGAATTTAAACCAAAGGAAATTTCTAAATCGGCAGTTGTTCCGGATGCAGATTTTGTATATTGGCAGGATATAAAAAATTTATCCTGGGGAACTTATCCTAACGCATTTGGTAAACCAATTGTTGCTGAAAAATATAATTTGTTCCAATTTTACCAAACCAATAAATCTAAAATTAAAACTCATTTTGAAGTGAATAATCCAATTGAATTTCTATCTAAAATCCATCATTTTCAAGGATCGGAATTCCAAGTTAAAATGGATGGAGCACTGTTTCGAGATACAATTGAAGAAACTATTCTCAAACAAAACAAACACACTGATGGAAAAACTGATCTAGCTTATTTAACACTCAAAGCAACTGACGCAGTAGGTCATTTGTATGGATGGGAAACTAAAGAAGCAAAACAGGTTTTGCAATCTACAGACGAAGAAATCAAAACCATCTTTGAATTTCTAAAAACAAATTATGGTAATAAATTCATTTTATTGGTAACAGCCGATCATGGAGCGGCTCCAATGCCTGAAATTTCCAATGGATTATTTTTAACACATGAGATGTTTTTTGCCACAGTGAATGAATTACTTCCGGAATCAGAACGAAAAAAAGTATCCCTCATTAATTGGGTAACTCATTCCCAATTATCATTAAACAAAGAATTGATGAAACAACACCAAATCACTGAAGAAATGGTAATCGAGAAAATTCTTTCAATAGAAGTGAAACAAAGGAAGTTTTTTCGAAAGATTTGGAAACGAAATGAAATACCGAATGTCTCCTTTTAA